The Malus sylvestris chromosome 8, drMalSylv7.2, whole genome shotgun sequence genomic interval GAGACGGAGGTATCATCTCCTTACTTTCCTTAGGGCTGTTCTCCAAAGATAAAGATGGAGAGCCAAGTCCAAGACCACTATATATTGCTACATTCTTCCGAGCTGTGTTATTAGGGTTCATTTTGATTCGAAACTTCAATGTCCTTTGATCAGTTGGATTTCCCTGTCTTTTTGAAGTTTCATCTTTCAAGGAACATCTCTTAGCTACTTGAGTAGAAGGCAAACATGAATTCCGTTTAACTGAAATGTTTACAGGGAGGACCATTGAATTATGTGACAAATGAGCACTGTTAGCAGCTAAGCCACCTTGTACAATACCGAATAAGTTTTGCTCCGTTGGTCTCTTGTGAGCTGTTTATTAAAGAAATGCAAGCACCCACGAGCTAGACATACCTTTTGGCTCTCTCCATATGTCTCTCTACACACACATCATGATCTTGAAACAAGAAGGATACTTCCATGATCTTTCCCTTGCACCTAGGTTCGAAGAGTGTGAAgtgtatgtagaaaatgtggGATGTAGAAAATACAAAGTGTATGTTGAGAGTGTAGGGTGTGAGAGTATTATGGGAAAGTATGTGAGAtgtattaagataaattttaattgaaaaatcaaatatGATGTGTATGTGGGTGTTAATATACAAGCCATTATTAAAGGAAGGGACTATTACAATAACTTAGGGGAGGGAAAAAAATTTCGAACCAGGCGCATAAGTAGAATATTAGCATCCTGTATACTAGAAAGTTATTTAATGCCGTTGTGATGACTTGTGACTTGTGACTTGTGACTAGTGAGAAATTAATCTATGACAATATATGCGAAACAATTATTAAAAGGATCGATCAATGAAAAAATCCAGCATCATGGGTTCTTACAACTTAACCAATTTAAAGAACAATGGCCTTCTTCGAAAAGAGGAACAATGGCCTCTCCCATCTCAATgttttatgaagaaaaaaaaaaaatacataaagcattttttgttttttttttccccagcttttccaaaacaaaacttcttgcaaaattttgggcccttccGATGTTCCTATTCCCATAATTTCCTCTGATGAACTGTGATCAGTACCTCATCATCAGAAATTAAATTTAAGCTGCCAAAAGTGAAGCCAAAACCATGATCAAAACCGCGGCACCAACGGCCACGATCCCACGAGTGCGTGAGGCAGCAGATGGAGCAGGTGACGAGGGTGTAGGCGCTGAAGCACTATCTTTgtcgtgatttttctttgacGGGGCTGAAGCCTTGTTAGATGATGACTCGTCGTCATCTGACGGACTGGGAGCCCCGTCATCACCTTCTTTCTTAGACTTCGAGGGGCTGGGAGCCTTGGCAGACTTTGGTGAGTGGGCGGGCGCAGAGCCGGAATTCTCGATGTCAGGCACGTCGATGATGGAACCTACTTGGAGAACTGAAATATTGTAGGGTTGGGAAATAACCGACTTAACAAGGCTGACGTGATTGTCGCCATTGTTTCCCTTGGCTGCGGATCCAAATGAGACTTGGTTGTCTTTCACCGAAACGGTGATGAAACCTTGTTCCTTGCGAGCTTCGCCGGTTGATTGAAACAATGTGGTGAGAGTTGCGGACTTGTTTGATTTGAAGATCTTTTTAAGCTTGTCCGTGTCGTAGTAATCCAAGACAACATGGACGCTCAGAATTTTCTTGGTTAGGTCAGAGGATTTTCCGGAGAGACCTCCAGCAGCGCCATTGTCCACGGCGAGGATTGTGATGGTGCTGCGTCTGTTGATCTCGTCAGCGAGCTTTGTCTCAGAGAGGAGGTTGTTGAAGTTGGAGAAGTCCGACTGCTTCTCTAAGAGCTTGGTGATGTTGAAGGCCGACGAGGCggaaaagaggaggaagaaggaggagaagaggATGCCAcgtttcattttgttttaacTAGTACTAGTTCTTTgctttgctttctttctttgatGCTTTCAAAGCTTGGTGAGTTTGTGGGATTTATATTGGGGACAAAGAGTCATATTGCTATAATTAGACAAATTACAAAGCGGGATGTTAGAACTCAAAAGGTTGGGAGTGAATTTCTCTTTTGCCTGAATCATATTTTGGATTAGTTCTAGTCGCACGTAGAAAATTTCTCAACATTTTAGTTACTTGCAAGAAGCAATCCAAAATTAGAGCATGACACTACATTATATTCCTACTCTCACACACTCTAACAGTCTCGTAATGCTCGGGCACGTGTATATAGTGGTATAGAAGTTGCATTGCCCTCTACAAGTCTACACCGATATATGGTCATAATTcgacttctttaaaatcctcttATGATCAAGAAGTTTTTGTTTGTAGGTATAACGTCGTTATATAATTTTACTGATCCACATGTTATAATATATGAGCTAGTGTACAATAAATTAATATAGAGTATAGTATTAAATGTTTAGATATTATGAGTGCATTACTTAAATTGCTTTTCCAAAATATATAGTTATATTAAGATGTTATTCATGTTGTAAACATTGTGTCTTTCATACCCACTTTGGTGAAAAACTAGATTTCTGTCCTATAGTTTCACATGAGCTCATATGGATGGTCTCCAATGTAATTTTATGGATAATATTTGCATCGATGGGGAATGAATGCACATATCTTACCCTTTATGAATAACGTATATTCATtgtataaattttataattggAACCATGTAATTTTTCAaacttcatttgaagatcattgctataaaaatcatttgaattggAGATTGTTTTGTCATCCAAATGTAAGAAACAAATCGACGGTGTTAGAAATAAGTAACAAATTAACTCATGACGAACCATCTATTTATTTGATTCAGATGTAACAAATCGGCCTGTTTTATTTCGTTGGAGCTACTGTTAAATGATGCCTTGGGATCATGAGAATATTTGGAATGATGACCTTGTATGAATTATACTTGTGGAAGTCGAGCAGCATATGCCATTCGACTTGAAGCACTTCCTATATAATCCCGTGTTGGTTGAGACATGACCTCTTGCATGATCTTACTGTAGCACTCGATCGAATGCATTTGGCTCCGACATTGCTCACTGCATGTTTTGCTCTGTTTTACTGTTATATTCTTCCTCATTTTTATTAGTAAAGATTGTCCTCTTTACGTATGAAGATAATCAGTTGAGTCGTTGTGAGAGAGGACTCATGTGCTCAACGTACGTAtgagcagtggcgaagccaggatttctAGAGGGAGGGGCGAACTTTAAAAATGCAAGGTTAAAGAAAAATTGCAACAACTATATctttttatatagtaatgtctttcataattaatcaatacaaacaaattacaatttgttgcTGACGAGGTTTCATGTCATGAAAACGtcgcataataggctcattatcaataaaagcaaatacatctctctcaatgtaaacaaccatgttatcactcaaccattgatctcccattttgttacgcaatggtgttttttgatatactatactccaaccactTAAACTTATCAAACCAACCGATGATAAAACATCGATTGTCGCTAACCTTTCTTGGCATGATGTGGTCTCTAGGTTGACAAGGATCAATTTGGAGATAGTGTCTATGAATTGCTTCACGATAATTAGGTGGATAATCAAGCATTCGACGTCTATGTGCAGCGTCTACATGAAGATTAGCCAATATTTCATCCAACTTAGTGACCTCACTTTGTTGTGACCTACTTGGAATATTTAAAGGAGGACttcttggaatatttgaaggaggaggaggactactcggaatatttgaaggagaagGACTACCCGAAAGTGCATGTAAGTTGGTTTCTAAATGTTTTAGGGATTAGGGGACTAGACAACGAAATGCCATCTTCTATTTACTTAAAGAGTTGTGCTTCTGATATTTTCTTGTGCAACCCATTCGATCACTACAAATGTTCCCTCAGTACAACAAGCATTAATTCCAACATGCACATAATAATGACACTCAAGATCGACCATTATACAACTAatcaattcaactaatcatcaagaattcaaattttaattttcatcctaaaaaataatttcataatttcatatcaataatcatagaAGCATATGATTGacatcaataatcaataacgAATAACCATATTAGTGCATTACCATATGATTCTATACCAATTAAACGAAATtcgtattaaataattaattagggttagggattatacatttaggaattaaaaaatttaccatTGAAGGGTGGAAGCCAACGGCTTAGCGGCTGGAGAATGGCTTGTGACGGCTCAACGGGATCAGCCTAATAGAAATTAAAGGGGAACGGCTGGCGTTGGTAACTTGGTTGGCTGCTGGGATTTTGGGAGCAGCTTTGTTCTCTCTCTGTCTTGATTGGTGAACGAGACGGGAGGGAGGAATTGAagtaacactatgtttggatgaagaaatttaaaattactaaggaatttcaaaatgatagaaattgaaatgacaatattttattttctagaatttgtaaattttcttgtttggttaacataaaagaacaatggaattgaatacggaatttgttatttttaaactttcaatcatagaaattgggaaatgacacatatttacatggaatttgaacttgggaattggaggtcctaaattctaagttttttttctacgcggaaattctaaatttctatgtttatgaatccaaacaagggaattggttcatgtcaatttataaattttgacttTTACCAAAATTACAAGTTTATTTTCCAcatccaaacataatgtaagagaaattttatttaaactcatgtaacctctttctacacccaacttattttttgcacccatttgatttttaactaaactatcaatatctctttaaatccaaatttactacctaaaATACCCTTATAAACCTAATTCAATATgcaaatttatctttacacccatttgaCTCTTACCTCTATTAATGACATTGTGCAGCCATCCAATGATTTTAGCTTTTGAAAAGGTATCATGCAAGGTTTAGTAGGTGGATTTGTTAGCTATTTAATTCTTTATCCAAGGTGATTGTGGACTCATTTCCTAAATCAGTGTTTTCAAGCATTGATCAGTTACAAGAAAAATGTAAATCGTATTGGAGGGCATGTGGACACAAGACAGCAGCAGCCATACATGTactagcagcagcagcagcagataTCGTATTGGCAGGTGTTTTGGGGTGCAGACATACACCGGGAGAGTGTCTACAACAATTTGTTGTTGCAGAAAGTTTTACAAAGGGTACTATGTGggattgatgaaaaaaattgaaactcaAATACTCATATTCTAAACTctaaaaaaagttaaaacaaacgaataaaatatccataatcGAGTCATACCTTAATTGGGGGATTTAGCCGGAATGAATGTAAGATAAACAAAGAGTGATGCTAGGATTTAATTATAGtgtgtgggtttattgataaatttgagttttattattaattttatttcgtacttaatagtaattatgcaatatggtaacatagacaattaacatttaaaatttaaattaggtGTAGAAAGAGATtacatgagtttaaataaaatttcccttgaaGTAAAGGGGAACGGGGGACAAGGGGGTGACACGTGGTCCtcctttataatatatatatttgtttcaaatattcaaaacggcgtcgttttggcatgtttttttttttttttttaaatagcaGTTTATTGCTGCTGCGCGCAGCAGAACAGACCGCCCAGCAAACAGAGGTCCAGAGGAGATGAACCAGTGGGTTTTCCAGCGAGGGGAGTGGCAAACCCAGCTCTCCAGTGGTGTTTCCCGacgaggggagtggcggccgccactccttgccctcacgtggcttcgccatTGCGTATGAGCGAACCCTAGGTTGTAAACCATAAGTGTCACGCCCTGGACCCGGGGTCGTAGTAAAAACTTGAACCCGAATCCGAAACgcaaactaaaaactaaataatTAAAGTAAAACTGAAACGGGTTGGAAAATAAAATTCTTCTTATTGATCTTCTTGTTGATTAATGGGATCTGATTTGCTAATTGGATAAATACTGCTCTTGGGTGTTTACTTGTTATTGGTTACGAAATTATTGGTGAAGTTATATTCGCTAAGAATATGTTGTGGTACATGTGAATGATGAAATGAGATTATTTGTGCATATTACTCATGTATGTTGGAAAGGAACTGGAAATGAGGGTAGTTGGAAAGGATTTTTTGTGTAGTTGAgccaaactcttagtaggtaccAAGTCTCAGGCGAGCCCACAGTGCACAGTTTCTTTGAGGGTAATTCGGGATTGGCGACGAACGGTTTTGGCAAGATGACTAACAAAAGGGGAAATTGGGATGATTGAGTTACAGGGGGTTAATTTGTATATTAGAACATTCGAACCACCACTGCAGAGGTAAAATGCAAGGTATGGGACATGCAGGTCCGCGTGTTTTATTATATGCATTAACAGGTAGAGATGAAGAGTATTGTATCACTCTCATGCATTGTTGATGATAATGATTTGGTACttgattacatgattttatgacacttaatttaatattgtcaatttacTGTGATAAAGTTATGTCCCTACTGAGCTGTTGAAGCTCACCCCTCTATTGTTATGTAGGTTCACAAACTAAACAATCTAAGAGGGTAGACGGGATGAGATCGGATTAAGTGTGAGGATagaattttgtatttctttatTTTAGCCTTGTAAAGAATTACCTGGGGCATGACAATAAGCCTTGAACCTTTGCTCACACTAACTCTTTAATTCGTTAGGGACTCTAAAATCTCAAGACCGGTTCTAATTGCAAAGTATTAATTCACTTAATATTATGGACACCAAATTTATATACTAAATTTTATACCCAAACAGTGCAGCGTTCGGAATTTATCATTTTAAATAAGTTGGATTTATCTAAATATGGATatcaaaaatatataatttctttAAGGGAAGAAAACACAAATCAACAAACCCAAAACTTCCGTCAGCAACTCTTCCCCACCATCTACATTATTTAGACATCCTACCTGGTCAAGTTTCTTAATTGGCAGGAAATATTTTGAACATAGGGAGTATCCCACCACATATTCATGACGGACTAATATGCGTTCTCATTGGCTATAAATATTACAACCTTTAGATTTGTCAATGATCTCTAGGAACACAATCATATATACTAGTTGCACTTTTGAGATCCAATATGAATGATTTTTTCTTGATTCGCTTTTAATCAATTTGTGCAAAATGTCACAACCTAAACTTTGCTGCAAATTATTGAGATCCAATGCACTTTAAATCTAGAGGCTAGTCTTGCTGAAATGAACAGTGTGAGGGTAAAATAAATTCTGAGTTCTAACCCAAAAGTAACTTTTATTCCTTCAATGATTTTCCAAAATTATAAGCCAAGATTATTAAAAAAGGATTCTgatctaattttttttgggtaatttttttttaaaataaaatttatgtagattatgctaatttctttttatgaaCATTCCAActtcaaaatattcaaattttgataaataataaaaaatcattaaacctACCTTATAAAACATGAAAGTTAGAAATCATAGGGTGACTGATATTCAAGATATTTGGTTGGGTTTTTGTTAATTTCCTCTGTGGAACAACATGGAAAACTCTTTTCACACATATGAAATAGATGAAACATAAAAGTCATGGAA includes:
- the LOC126632758 gene encoding fasciclin-like arabinogalactan protein 14: MKRGILFSSFFLLFSASSAFNITKLLEKQSDFSNFNNLLSETKLADEINRRSTITILAVDNGAAGGLSGKSSDLTKKILSVHVVLDYYDTDKLKKIFKSNKSATLTTLFQSTGEARKEQGFITVSVKDNQVSFGSAAKGNNGDNHVSLVKSVISQPYNISVLQVGSIIDVPDIENSGSAPAHSPKSAKAPSPSKSKKEGDDGAPSPSDDDESSSNKASAPSKKNHDKDSASAPTPSSPAPSAASRTRGIVAVGAAVLIMVLASLLAA